In Episyrphus balteatus chromosome 4, idEpiBalt1.1, whole genome shotgun sequence, the sequence aaCTCATTATAAATGGTTATGTGGCACATTTCTTGGAAGCATTGGCCAAAAAACACAACATCACTCTAATAAGATCCATTATTAATTACACCCACACGTCTAACCAGCTTCGTGAATTGGTACGTAATGGCAGTGTGGACATTTCAGCTGCCGTTACATATCCTATTAAACCTTTTAGTCAATGGACATATCCTTTGGAATTCATTAACTGGTGTATGATGCTTCCAATTGAGCCAAGCATCCCTCGTTATGATATCTTTTTGGAGGTTTTTCGTCCTGAAACTGTCCTCATCACAATGGTTACAATTATTCTTCTATCGGCTATTTTGGAGATATCAAAATTACAAGCAGGAAGGAAAACCAAACTTCAAGGATTCATTGTGAATGATAATTGCTTAAGAGGTGCATTGGGCCAGCCTTTCATAGAATTACGAAAGGCTCCTCTCAGGATTAAATTGATTTATCTACAGATTTGTCTTTTGGGAATCATCATAACCACTTCATACAATTCATATCTCCAAACCTATGTGACAAGTCCCCCAACAgttgcaaaaataaattctttcgaTGATCTTCTCAAGACAAATATCAAGATTATAATGTTAAAGGAAGAATTTGTTGAGCTAATAAAATCTGATCCACGTTTCGggaataaatatttgaaaatattttatttggaaGAAAATTTCACCAGATTCGTTATGAAAAGAGATTCTTTGGATACAAAACTTGCCTACCCAGTGCCTCAAGTCAAATGGGTTACAGTAAAAGAACAACAGAAAATGTTCACTAAACCTCTATTTCGTCAACCCgaagaaatgtgtttttttgatttttttccagcAAATTTTCCCATCGATGAGAATTCTATTTTTATGGATGTgataaattttttgatattgGAAGTGCAATCATCTGGATTATTAGAATATTGGAATCGACAttgttttaatgaattaattgaTTCGGGAAGAATTAAACTTGAAGATTTGTCTGGGAAGAAGGTTGATTTTGTACCAATGCAGGCGGATCATTTGAGACTTATTTGGAAAGGTTGGAGTGGAGGATTGTTTGTGGCAAGTTTATGTTTTTTGggtgaaattttaatatttcgatGGAAGCAGCGAAgggttttgaaaatgtaaatttaaatttttaataaaaaaaaaatgttaaaataatatgttgatttttttaccattaatCCTTGGCTACTAATTTCAAGCCATCAGCAAAATAATTTGCCCAATATACTCTaactgcatatttttttaaagaaatttatataCTTAAGTCAAAAGTGTAGTGATCCTGACAACTTTTAAGAAAGTCTTTTTTCTTTGAGTATcataaacgaaagagctgacaTGCAAACTtgattttacataaattaaattgaatacaaCCCATTATTGCATAATTCTCCATATTTCTGAACGATATTCAAACAATTGGATCATAAGGCTACTTATAAAAATTAACAGTGATCAATATTTAGTTCTTGGGGTTCAATATTTGCAAATTTCAATCATCAAAGTaatatttttactatttgaTCATTTTTATGACagtaaatcagttttttttgttgctaatctaaattttataaatgacaCATGTTTATCCAAAAGATAATCTgattttacaataaaataacaaatattctttaaaaattcaatatcccccataattctacaaaaaaaaaaagaacaaagaaAATTCGTCTTCCTTTGTTGAAAGAAAAGTAGAAAACCACACAATGTAATTGATACATTGTtggtaaatattaaatttcatgGTGTTAATTTGGTTACCGTCAGCTTCTAGAAAATTGAAACCAATTTGTCaaaagttaatatttaaatttttgtgtgtatttttgggAGTAGTTCTCACATTTACAACCGGACAATGACATCTCATTCATCAagataggtatataaaaaaaacgaaatgaaaTAGAAGCGAGTGAATAAACTCAAAAGCTATCAAAAGgtgggtatattttttttgtgtgtcaaactaaattattcttttgtgaaaaaaattgaaaaatgtatttggAGAAGTtgcaaacgattttgtttattttgttttttttttttgggttaaaaatgaaatttgattttataaaatcaaattatttatcatttttgataaattaaatgcTAAAGCgtaagttttcataaaaatgattGTCATAATTTTGAACTATCACCTCGATTtaagaaatatgaaaaataataccaggtgaaatattaataaattgacaagagatttatttaaacaattacAAGGCTAGAATTtctattttgacaaaaaaaaattaatatctgatgTTTTCtgttgaaaattccattgatgGACGTAATTATGGTATCAGTAACAGCTTAAAGGTAAAATGTTGCTTTTATAAATTAtatcgcaattttttttttcaaatgcattatatagaaccttttttaaattcattgatttctgaaatattttttttctgtttctgttttttctttcaaaaaatttcttcctTTCTTCATTGAAGTGAACCCATCAAAGTATTTCTTCACAATATGCATTAAAACTTTGACagaaaacatttatttgaatgccTTCAGCGGGTCATCCTAAATTTATCAACCATCATGGACATGCGCTTCTtgatttgttttcctttaaaacaTTCCAACCTACTACCATCATTTCCACCACGGTAGTGTGACGAAAGCAAAAAAATTTGCACATCTGTTCCAACACACTGGTTCGCCGGCCAACGATCAAAAACTTAAGacaaaacacaagaaaaaaaaagtgaagattCACATATATCGAAGATCGAATtcatccttatttttttttttttttggtatatttcTGGGTTAAAAGGttgcaaatttatttcttgtcgaaaaattcaattttttttctcgcggGCGCTCTTCTCACCATCATCACTATTTCATGGCAGCCCCCAAAGCAGCTAGAGTGGCGTGATGTTGGTCCtcatgatgttgatgatgatggttcttcttttttttgcacACATTTGAATGAAACTTAAAGATTTGTCTCCTGTGCGATGGCAATCGCGTTTGCTGTCTATACTCTGTTCAATGCAATATGTGCCTACATATATGAACACAAAAATTCTCTTGTTAGTCGTAAAATCAATTCGGACGTGAGGTTCATCGATATTTTATGCATATGATCCGAAAAAGAAGATACCTCTTTTTGTACGAAAATGCGGGGTGCACATATCGCTGCACATTTCGTGTGTCATTTTGTATGATTTGCGATTTCTCAATCGCGCACACAGAGCAATGTCTTCACATTTCCGACAACACATAAATGGCTATCGGTAAATTCATTCCAGACAGCAGCTTAAGCGCTTGATTTGAAGATTcacttcttgtttttttttttttttcttaagagaTGTAGTTTTGTGTGGATACACTGATagaaaatgttgattttttttttgtgttaaacgGGGCCTAGTTAGGAGCAATTGGTTAGTGTGATAGACAATCTGGTCAGAGGTCTGGGTTCGAATCCAAGCctcaatcaacttcaaaattttataagagCACTCCCCTTTGCGATAACTCAACAAAATCTCTAAGAGGCCCAACTTCCACCaccttaatcattttttttttcactgtttcTATTGATGAATTGACAAATCTTTCAAGAGGTCTAAAGTTCAAATCCCAACCTCCATCACCTCAAACTAGAATCTTTCAAGAAAttcgtctattttttttttgcatttttttttttttctttcagtgtatAAACTTCTTCAGTAGCATTAGAGATAGATAGATCGATAAAAAGATAGATATCTATTCaaacaaaacagaaataaaaaaaaaaaactcatctaAAATTGAGATTTCTCTCCTTATTGAAGAAATccgccagaaaaaaaaaatataaacaacaaaATCGATGCGCAGGTGTTAGATACtcatgatgttgatgatgatgttgaaaaaaaaaataaaaaaaaataaatatctaaaTAGTTCCAAAGTCGTGCAAAAACACTCTTAATCATTTCCtatatacaaaacaaacaacaaaaaaataggcAAAGAGTTGATCATCATTCAAAAATAGGATACCTACCTCAAAAAAGTTCCCACACCATCTCAACAATCAATATTTCATTGCGCAGCAGAACGACCTCGAGAATAATTTATCATCCAACATGCAACCAAAATCACGCATCGAACTTGAATTCTTGGCATAAATCACCATTTGCAGAGCACAGTGTTATTCTAGaaccaattttatatttttatttttgcctgGACGACCTACCTACTCTGTGTGACTCTTTATGGtcgggaacaaaaaaaaaggaatagtAAAGCACCTGATGCTGCAACAGAACTATCTATCCTCCTAATGAATCGAATGTTTGTTGGTTTTGTGTTACCACTTAGAGAAGATTTGGGGGGTAACCTCTTTCTACCAAACctacacacaaaataaaataaacgtgCAACGATTTCCCATGGAATTGTTGTGTCCCAGTGTCTCAAACGCCACCATATCAACCACCACCACCATCCAATACTTAAATATCCTTCTTTGCTTCTCATCTAACTCCTctttaaaactctattttttgttttatttttatttagaaggaACCGAACGGTTTAGTTTGTGTTAAACCAAACAGCGAGAGAGAccataataatattttgaaagaaaacacATCCGTGTAGCACAATTTTTCCATGAGTGCACGAAAATCCTATAAAAAAGTGTGTAAGTGCGATCGATGACTTGGTCCATAAATCTAGCTTTAGAGCATAGAACAAGAAGAAGAGTCGTCTTGTGGTTGTTTCTTTTAATATGGCGCTTCTTTAGCGGATAGTTTGGTTGCATTAGAATATACCAGCAACATtggtaattatttaaaaaaatgaagtatTACTATGAATTTTGATCCTTAAGGAGGTAGTTTTTTGTTCTGTGAATTTATGTTAGTTATGAGTTTTAAGTAGGGGTTTAAACTTGTGTTATTAtaggaattaaataaaataggtgATTTGATTGAAGACTCAAAGTTTATGGAAAACAGAACTTATGAAAATTCAAGTTctgttttctttgttatttggtATGTCTGTGTCGGTATCAATCTAGGACCAAAAAATACCTaaagtaattttcttttttttttaatcctttccttacaatataaattttagaacttatttaaaaaaaaaaagttaaaatgataaattaatacaatataatttaatttacaattatttcaaaaactctgaatggctctgattttgatgatcttttttttttcaaaaattggtaattaaaaatacattaaagtctacctataaataaaaaattgccgctgtttccgttttgattttttaaatttaattgaagatttttgtgaacaaagaaaTTACTATATATATTTGTCAAAAATGGTtgctttaatttcataaatgttctaatgccaaaagattgtctaggtaattaaaggaaaacaactataAGGGAccatcttccatcgtttaggctATATATGCATTtactcacaaattgacttcaaacacgaaaaaaaaaatagaacactacggcaacacctacaatgtTAAAAGCTATAAACTTGATCagatttgtaaaattaaaattaagttgattgaggaaagggtttttgaaaaaatggtaattaaactcagatttttgaaaaaaaaaaatgttattgaaaacattttaacgTGGTCATtataaactttttcgtaatataaaatgcatttatttttcaaatttttctggcCACATATATTATGATTTGatattataaaaggaaatgtcaatatgtattacaatttatgaaaaaaattaaaaaatatttcattttcgtagaacttttttaatagaaaaaattaacttattttttttttttttaagttcaacattttaatataaagttagtttttcttcattcaatagcccttattgttgaaagttaaatagcaaaagtttaaagtttttatttgccaaggtctttgagaaaatcaattatttcaatgcaaaaattcagtttttatcaaaaaatccaataaaattgaagtaattttaaattttattttttttttttttttcaaaactgtaaaaaatttattaccttttaaaataaattaatatttaactaCGAAAAAGTTTGTATTATCAATTCCaatgaatgaaaattcaatttagaaaactgttttgaattttcatattttggAAACGAAACCATGTGGATTATTTGATTATTTTGGAAAAGAAGGCTTTTTATGAATTATAAGAGTTTGGAAGAATTGAAaagttatatttaaaatttgattctgAATTAATGGCTATAAAAATTGAAGATTTGAAATGGATTTTCATAACAATGGGGATGGCAAGCGGTTGCTACTTTGTACTTTCTTGCagaaaattatgttttcaaattcaaatttggaAGACAAAATTTAGACTGATGGTGAaggattaatttaaaatatgtttttttttttttcataatgtttgagtttttgtagataaataaataaataattttaactgtCTTTTTCGAAaggtttattttattcatttttattgatacctTTTGTTTTGGTTCAGTTTTGAATGTCtacttttgatttaaattttaattttttttattgaattcataaaacttttattttcaatatataatttaacaacaGTCATAATGAATATCGAAATTGGAAAAATATCTTGTATTTccaacattttaaatgaatctCTTTTGATTACGTTAGACCAATAAATGTTtggtttaactttatttttttgtaaagaattaCTTCGTCAAAGtaacctaaaatattaaaaaaaaaattacaaactttaTATATTTGCCATTTAATGTTACAAAAAGGAATCAGACAATTTGTTTTTCAACTTTCAATCAAAAGAAGcttaacttaaacaaaaatcaactgTACCTAATTATGTATAATTCTATCTgaaaatgttcgttcttgttgattctcatcgtTTTGAGTGAGtcttattattttgactttgattgttttttttttttgttagttgtcCTTGAATTTTTATGCGAAACAATAATTTCTAACACAGTTTTTTCggagtttgaaaaaatttcttttgtctAGTCTTTGGTTCTTTTGCCAAAAAACTAAGTGCAAAACTGATGCAATGcttgaatacaaatttattaagttttagaaaatttggcctaaaaaaaaaatttcttagaaaATGTTTCATCCTTtccattttttagtaaaatttcgaaattcttttatgtcaaaattctaatcatgtcaaaatatttttaaaacacagaCATCACGATTTATTGCCCAAAGTTTACAATAatagttttcttctttttttttttataaaacttcatcaaatttcaaaaatatttacacaTTCAATCTGACAAAAACGATTAAACCTTATATGATAATTTTCAACTTGAAGAAAGCAT encodes:
- the LOC129918162 gene encoding uncharacterized protein LOC129918162, which encodes MPQLAENGDAMIIFLNDPSENKEILKEVFNFCLKNSIINILAVFGDFSETKIAFTYKLTLPNFEIIKLRVGYRTSSYFPNRSRNFQGQQLRVVYGGTEPKIIFSKNKKGELIINGYVAHFLEALAKKHNITLIRSIINYTHTSNQLRELVRNGSVDISAAVTYPIKPFSQWTYPLEFINWCMMLPIEPSIPRYDIFLEVFRPETVLITMVTIILLSAILEISKLQAGRKTKLQGFIVNDNCLRGALGQPFIELRKAPLRIKLIYLQICLLGIIITTSYNSYLQTYVTSPPTVAKINSFDDLLKTNIKIIMLKEEFVELIKSDPRFGNKYLKIFYLEENFTRFVMKRDSLDTKLAYPVPQVKWVTVKEQQKMFTKPLFRQPEEMCFFDFFPANFPIDENSIFMDVINFLILEVQSSGLLEYWNRHCFNELIDSGRIKLEDLSGKKVDFVPMQADHLRLIWKGWSGGLFVASLCFLGEILIFRWKQRRVLKM